A window from Bradysia coprophila strain Holo2 chromosome X unlocalized genomic scaffold, BU_Bcop_v1 contig_20, whole genome shotgun sequence encodes these proteins:
- the LOC119068764 gene encoding RNA-binding protein cabeza isoform X8, whose product MIIKEIGNLRRPAMEVAEVEVVAAVIAINLVVIKTTNEMEEAISEVTTTAVATEITVEVVAVEMILMTVVAMEVVDTGSGGGGDNEMITQEDTIFIAGMNPSATEEDIANHFGAIGIIKKDKKTMKPKIWLYRNKETGDSKGEATVTYDDANAAKSAIEWFDGREFNGETVRVSLAQRQNNWKQGGGGGGGGGGFGRGGGGGFGGNRGGGDRGGGRFDRGGNDDGGRSRGSQGGGGRGGGGNIPQRDGDWTCSKCTNKNFAWRNECNRCSAPKEEGAGGGGGDNSRGNDRRGGGGGGGGGGGRNDYGRSDYGNRGGNRGGYGGGGGGGGGGRRDGGPTRGGDRGNDRSRPY is encoded by the exons ATGATAATCAAGGAAATTGGCAACCTCCGTCGGCCG GCTATGGAAGTGGCGGAGGTGGAGGTGGTGGCGGCGGTGATAGCTATCAATCTGGTGGTTATCAAAACGACAAACGAGATGGAGGAGGCTATCAGCGAGGTAACAACGACGGCGGTGGCTACGGAAATAACC GTGGAGGTGGTGGCGGTGGAAATGATTTTAATGACCGTCGTGGCAATGGAAGTGGTGGATACGG GAAGTGGCGGCGGCGGCGATAACGAAATGATTACCCAGGAAgatacaattttcattgctgGTATGAATCCAAGTGCAACCGAAGAAGACATTGCCAATCATTTCGGTGCCATCGGAATAATAAAG AAAGACAAAAAGACAATGAAACCAAAGATTTGGTTGTACAGGAATAAAGAAACTGGCGACTCCAAGGGCGAAG CTACCGTAACGTACGATGACGCTAATGCGGCTAAATCAGCAATTGAATGGTTTGATGGTCGTGAATTCAACGGTGAGACAGTGAGAGTTTCCCTAGCGCAACGACAAAACAATTGGAAGCAAGGAGGAGGTGGTGGAGGCGGCGGCGGCGGATTTGGTCGCGGTGGTGGTGGAGGATTCGGCGGAAATAGAGGAG GCGGTGACAGAGGTGGCGGACGCTTCGATCGAGGCGGAAACGATGATGGTGGTCGATCGCGAGGAAGTCAAGGTGGTGGAGGCCGTGGAGGCGGCGGAAACATTCCTCAAAGAGATGGAGATTGGACATGCAGTAAatgtacaaataaaaatttcgcatGGAGAAATGAATGCAATCG ttgTTCAGCACCAAAAGAAGAAGGTGCTGGCGGCGGTGGTGGTGATAATTCACGAGGTAATGATAGACGCGGAGGAggaggtggtggtggtggtggtggcggAAGAAATGATTATGGACGAAGCGATTACGGAAATCGAGGTGGTAATCGTGGTGGTTATGGAGGTGGTGGCGGTGGTGGAGGTGGTGGACGAAGAGATGGAGGACCAACACGTGGAGG GGATCGAGGCAACGACAGAAGCCGTCCATATTAA
- the LOC119068764 gene encoding RNA-binding protein cabeza isoform X2, with protein sequence MADQYSNYGGGGGGMMPNNFGGQQNFSVPPPSFGGNQQFKNDNQGNWQPPSAGYGSGGGGGGGGGDSYQSGGYQNDKRDGGGYQRGNNDGGGYGNNRGGGGGGNDFNDRRGNGSGGYGSGGVNKGGYNNKGSGGGGDNEMITQEDTIFIAGMNPSATEEDIANHFGAIGIIKKDKKTMKPKIWLYRNKETGDSKGEATVTYDDANAAKSAIEWFDGREFNGETVRVSLAQRQNNWKQGGGGGGGGGGFGRGGGGGFGGNRGGGDRGGGRFDRGGNDDGGRSRGSQGGGGRGGGGNIPQRDGDWTCSKCTNKNFAWRNECNRCSAPKEEGAGGGGGDNSRGNDRRGGGGGGGGGGGRNDYGRSDYGNRGGNRGGYGGGGGGGGGGRRDGGPTRGGDRGNDRSRPY encoded by the exons ATGGCCGATC AGTATTCGAATTATGGCGGTGGCGGTGGCGGTATGATGCCCAACAATTTTGGGGGACAACAAAATTTCTCTGTTCCACCACCAAGTTTCGGAGGTAATCAACAGTTCAAAAATGATAATCAAGGAAATTGGCAACCTCCGTCGGCCG GCTATGGAAGTGGCGGAGGTGGAGGTGGTGGCGGCGGTGATAGCTATCAATCTGGTGGTTATCAAAACGACAAACGAGATGGAGGAGGCTATCAGCGAGGTAACAACGACGGCGGTGGCTACGGAAATAACC GTGGAGGTGGTGGCGGTGGAAATGATTTTAATGACCGTCGTGGCAATGGAAGTGGTGGATACGG CAGTGGCGGCGTCAACAAGGGTGGTTATAACAATAAAG GAAGTGGCGGCGGCGGCGATAACGAAATGATTACCCAGGAAgatacaattttcattgctgGTATGAATCCAAGTGCAACCGAAGAAGACATTGCCAATCATTTCGGTGCCATCGGAATAATAAAG AAAGACAAAAAGACAATGAAACCAAAGATTTGGTTGTACAGGAATAAAGAAACTGGCGACTCCAAGGGCGAAG CTACCGTAACGTACGATGACGCTAATGCGGCTAAATCAGCAATTGAATGGTTTGATGGTCGTGAATTCAACGGTGAGACAGTGAGAGTTTCCCTAGCGCAACGACAAAACAATTGGAAGCAAGGAGGAGGTGGTGGAGGCGGCGGCGGCGGATTTGGTCGCGGTGGTGGTGGAGGATTCGGCGGAAATAGAGGAG GCGGTGACAGAGGTGGCGGACGCTTCGATCGAGGCGGAAACGATGATGGTGGTCGATCGCGAGGAAGTCAAGGTGGTGGAGGCCGTGGAGGCGGCGGAAACATTCCTCAAAGAGATGGAGATTGGACATGCAGTAAatgtacaaataaaaatttcgcatGGAGAAATGAATGCAATCG ttgTTCAGCACCAAAAGAAGAAGGTGCTGGCGGCGGTGGTGGTGATAATTCACGAGGTAATGATAGACGCGGAGGAggaggtggtggtggtggtggtggcggAAGAAATGATTATGGACGAAGCGATTACGGAAATCGAGGTGGTAATCGTGGTGGTTATGGAGGTGGTGGCGGTGGTGGAGGTGGTGGACGAAGAGATGGAGGACCAACACGTGGAGG GGATCGAGGCAACGACAGAAGCCGTCCATATTAA
- the LOC119068764 gene encoding RNA-binding protein cabeza isoform X7 has protein sequence MIIKEIGNLRRPAAMEVAEVEVVAAVIAINLVVIKTTNEMEEAISEVTTTAVATEITVEVVAVEMILMTVVAMEVVDTGSGGGGDNEMITQEDTIFIAGMNPSATEEDIANHFGAIGIIKKDKKTMKPKIWLYRNKETGDSKGEATVTYDDANAAKSAIEWFDGREFNGETVRVSLAQRQNNWKQGGGGGGGGGGFGRGGGGGFGGNRGGGDRGGGRFDRGGNDDGGRSRGSQGGGGRGGGGNIPQRDGDWTCSKCTNKNFAWRNECNRCSAPKEEGAGGGGGDNSRGNDRRGGGGGGGGGGGRNDYGRSDYGNRGGNRGGYGGGGGGGGGGRRDGGPTRGGDRGNDRSRPY, from the exons ATGATAATCAAGGAAATTGGCAACCTCCGTCGGCCGGCG GCTATGGAAGTGGCGGAGGTGGAGGTGGTGGCGGCGGTGATAGCTATCAATCTGGTGGTTATCAAAACGACAAACGAGATGGAGGAGGCTATCAGCGAGGTAACAACGACGGCGGTGGCTACGGAAATAACC GTGGAGGTGGTGGCGGTGGAAATGATTTTAATGACCGTCGTGGCAATGGAAGTGGTGGATACGG GAAGTGGCGGCGGCGGCGATAACGAAATGATTACCCAGGAAgatacaattttcattgctgGTATGAATCCAAGTGCAACCGAAGAAGACATTGCCAATCATTTCGGTGCCATCGGAATAATAAAG AAAGACAAAAAGACAATGAAACCAAAGATTTGGTTGTACAGGAATAAAGAAACTGGCGACTCCAAGGGCGAAG CTACCGTAACGTACGATGACGCTAATGCGGCTAAATCAGCAATTGAATGGTTTGATGGTCGTGAATTCAACGGTGAGACAGTGAGAGTTTCCCTAGCGCAACGACAAAACAATTGGAAGCAAGGAGGAGGTGGTGGAGGCGGCGGCGGCGGATTTGGTCGCGGTGGTGGTGGAGGATTCGGCGGAAATAGAGGAG GCGGTGACAGAGGTGGCGGACGCTTCGATCGAGGCGGAAACGATGATGGTGGTCGATCGCGAGGAAGTCAAGGTGGTGGAGGCCGTGGAGGCGGCGGAAACATTCCTCAAAGAGATGGAGATTGGACATGCAGTAAatgtacaaataaaaatttcgcatGGAGAAATGAATGCAATCG ttgTTCAGCACCAAAAGAAGAAGGTGCTGGCGGCGGTGGTGGTGATAATTCACGAGGTAATGATAGACGCGGAGGAggaggtggtggtggtggtggtggcggAAGAAATGATTATGGACGAAGCGATTACGGAAATCGAGGTGGTAATCGTGGTGGTTATGGAGGTGGTGGCGGTGGTGGAGGTGGTGGACGAAGAGATGGAGGACCAACACGTGGAGG GGATCGAGGCAACGACAGAAGCCGTCCATATTAA
- the LOC119068764 gene encoding RNA-binding protein cabeza isoform X3 codes for MADQYSNYGGGGGGMMPNNFGGQQNFSVPPPSFGGNQQFKNDNQGNWQPPSAGGYGSGGGGGGGGGDSYQSGGYQNDKRDGGGYQRGNNDGGGYGNNRGGGGGGNDFNDRRGNGSGGYGGGVNKGGYNNKGSGGGGDNEMITQEDTIFIAGMNPSATEEDIANHFGAIGIIKKDKKTMKPKIWLYRNKETGDSKGEATVTYDDANAAKSAIEWFDGREFNGETVRVSLAQRQNNWKQGGGGGGGGGGFGRGGGGGFGGNRGGGDRGGGRFDRGGNDDGGRSRGSQGGGGRGGGGNIPQRDGDWTCSKCTNKNFAWRNECNRCSAPKEEGAGGGGGDNSRGNDRRGGGGGGGGGGGRNDYGRSDYGNRGGNRGGYGGGGGGGGGGRRDGGPTRGGDRGNDRSRPY; via the exons ATGGCCGATC AGTATTCGAATTATGGCGGTGGCGGTGGCGGTATGATGCCCAACAATTTTGGGGGACAACAAAATTTCTCTGTTCCACCACCAAGTTTCGGAGGTAATCAACAGTTCAAAAATGATAATCAAGGAAATTGGCAACCTCCGTCGGCCGGCG GCTATGGAAGTGGCGGAGGTGGAGGTGGTGGCGGCGGTGATAGCTATCAATCTGGTGGTTATCAAAACGACAAACGAGATGGAGGAGGCTATCAGCGAGGTAACAACGACGGCGGTGGCTACGGAAATAACC GTGGAGGTGGTGGCGGTGGAAATGATTTTAATGACCGTCGTGGCAATGGAAGTGGTGGATACGG TGGCGGCGTCAACAAGGGTGGTTATAACAATAAAG GAAGTGGCGGCGGCGGCGATAACGAAATGATTACCCAGGAAgatacaattttcattgctgGTATGAATCCAAGTGCAACCGAAGAAGACATTGCCAATCATTTCGGTGCCATCGGAATAATAAAG AAAGACAAAAAGACAATGAAACCAAAGATTTGGTTGTACAGGAATAAAGAAACTGGCGACTCCAAGGGCGAAG CTACCGTAACGTACGATGACGCTAATGCGGCTAAATCAGCAATTGAATGGTTTGATGGTCGTGAATTCAACGGTGAGACAGTGAGAGTTTCCCTAGCGCAACGACAAAACAATTGGAAGCAAGGAGGAGGTGGTGGAGGCGGCGGCGGCGGATTTGGTCGCGGTGGTGGTGGAGGATTCGGCGGAAATAGAGGAG GCGGTGACAGAGGTGGCGGACGCTTCGATCGAGGCGGAAACGATGATGGTGGTCGATCGCGAGGAAGTCAAGGTGGTGGAGGCCGTGGAGGCGGCGGAAACATTCCTCAAAGAGATGGAGATTGGACATGCAGTAAatgtacaaataaaaatttcgcatGGAGAAATGAATGCAATCG ttgTTCAGCACCAAAAGAAGAAGGTGCTGGCGGCGGTGGTGGTGATAATTCACGAGGTAATGATAGACGCGGAGGAggaggtggtggtggtggtggtggcggAAGAAATGATTATGGACGAAGCGATTACGGAAATCGAGGTGGTAATCGTGGTGGTTATGGAGGTGGTGGCGGTGGTGGAGGTGGTGGACGAAGAGATGGAGGACCAACACGTGGAGG GGATCGAGGCAACGACAGAAGCCGTCCATATTAA
- the LOC119068764 gene encoding RNA-binding protein cabeza isoform X1, with product MADQYSNYGGGGGGMMPNNFGGQQNFSVPPPSFGGNQQFKNDNQGNWQPPSAGGYGSGGGGGGGGGDSYQSGGYQNDKRDGGGYQRGNNDGGGYGNNRGGGGGGNDFNDRRGNGSGGYGSGGVNKGGYNNKGSGGGGDNEMITQEDTIFIAGMNPSATEEDIANHFGAIGIIKKDKKTMKPKIWLYRNKETGDSKGEATVTYDDANAAKSAIEWFDGREFNGETVRVSLAQRQNNWKQGGGGGGGGGGFGRGGGGGFGGNRGGGDRGGGRFDRGGNDDGGRSRGSQGGGGRGGGGNIPQRDGDWTCSKCTNKNFAWRNECNRCSAPKEEGAGGGGGDNSRGNDRRGGGGGGGGGGGRNDYGRSDYGNRGGNRGGYGGGGGGGGGGRRDGGPTRGGDRGNDRSRPY from the exons ATGGCCGATC AGTATTCGAATTATGGCGGTGGCGGTGGCGGTATGATGCCCAACAATTTTGGGGGACAACAAAATTTCTCTGTTCCACCACCAAGTTTCGGAGGTAATCAACAGTTCAAAAATGATAATCAAGGAAATTGGCAACCTCCGTCGGCCGGCG GCTATGGAAGTGGCGGAGGTGGAGGTGGTGGCGGCGGTGATAGCTATCAATCTGGTGGTTATCAAAACGACAAACGAGATGGAGGAGGCTATCAGCGAGGTAACAACGACGGCGGTGGCTACGGAAATAACC GTGGAGGTGGTGGCGGTGGAAATGATTTTAATGACCGTCGTGGCAATGGAAGTGGTGGATACGG CAGTGGCGGCGTCAACAAGGGTGGTTATAACAATAAAG GAAGTGGCGGCGGCGGCGATAACGAAATGATTACCCAGGAAgatacaattttcattgctgGTATGAATCCAAGTGCAACCGAAGAAGACATTGCCAATCATTTCGGTGCCATCGGAATAATAAAG AAAGACAAAAAGACAATGAAACCAAAGATTTGGTTGTACAGGAATAAAGAAACTGGCGACTCCAAGGGCGAAG CTACCGTAACGTACGATGACGCTAATGCGGCTAAATCAGCAATTGAATGGTTTGATGGTCGTGAATTCAACGGTGAGACAGTGAGAGTTTCCCTAGCGCAACGACAAAACAATTGGAAGCAAGGAGGAGGTGGTGGAGGCGGCGGCGGCGGATTTGGTCGCGGTGGTGGTGGAGGATTCGGCGGAAATAGAGGAG GCGGTGACAGAGGTGGCGGACGCTTCGATCGAGGCGGAAACGATGATGGTGGTCGATCGCGAGGAAGTCAAGGTGGTGGAGGCCGTGGAGGCGGCGGAAACATTCCTCAAAGAGATGGAGATTGGACATGCAGTAAatgtacaaataaaaatttcgcatGGAGAAATGAATGCAATCG ttgTTCAGCACCAAAAGAAGAAGGTGCTGGCGGCGGTGGTGGTGATAATTCACGAGGTAATGATAGACGCGGAGGAggaggtggtggtggtggtggtggcggAAGAAATGATTATGGACGAAGCGATTACGGAAATCGAGGTGGTAATCGTGGTGGTTATGGAGGTGGTGGCGGTGGTGGAGGTGGTGGACGAAGAGATGGAGGACCAACACGTGGAGG GGATCGAGGCAACGACAGAAGCCGTCCATATTAA
- the LOC119068764 gene encoding RNA-binding protein cabeza isoform X9, producing MIIKEIGNLRRPAAMEVAEVEVVAAVIAINLVVIKTTNEMEEAISEVEVVAVEMILMTVVAMEVVDTGSGGGGDNEMITQEDTIFIAGMNPSATEEDIANHFGAIGIIKKDKKTMKPKIWLYRNKETGDSKGEATVTYDDANAAKSAIEWFDGREFNGETVRVSLAQRQNNWKQGGGGGGGGGGFGRGGGGGFGGNRGGGDRGGGRFDRGGNDDGGRSRGSQGGGGRGGGGNIPQRDGDWTCSKCTNKNFAWRNECNRCSAPKEEGAGGGGGDNSRGNDRRGGGGGGGGGGGRNDYGRSDYGNRGGNRGGYGGGGGGGGGGRRDGGPTRGGDRGNDRSRPY from the exons ATGATAATCAAGGAAATTGGCAACCTCCGTCGGCCGGCG GCTATGGAAGTGGCGGAGGTGGAGGTGGTGGCGGCGGTGATAGCTATCAATCTGGTGGTTATCAAAACGACAAACGAGATGGAGGAGGCTATCAGCGAG GTGGAGGTGGTGGCGGTGGAAATGATTTTAATGACCGTCGTGGCAATGGAAGTGGTGGATACGG GAAGTGGCGGCGGCGGCGATAACGAAATGATTACCCAGGAAgatacaattttcattgctgGTATGAATCCAAGTGCAACCGAAGAAGACATTGCCAATCATTTCGGTGCCATCGGAATAATAAAG AAAGACAAAAAGACAATGAAACCAAAGATTTGGTTGTACAGGAATAAAGAAACTGGCGACTCCAAGGGCGAAG CTACCGTAACGTACGATGACGCTAATGCGGCTAAATCAGCAATTGAATGGTTTGATGGTCGTGAATTCAACGGTGAGACAGTGAGAGTTTCCCTAGCGCAACGACAAAACAATTGGAAGCAAGGAGGAGGTGGTGGAGGCGGCGGCGGCGGATTTGGTCGCGGTGGTGGTGGAGGATTCGGCGGAAATAGAGGAG GCGGTGACAGAGGTGGCGGACGCTTCGATCGAGGCGGAAACGATGATGGTGGTCGATCGCGAGGAAGTCAAGGTGGTGGAGGCCGTGGAGGCGGCGGAAACATTCCTCAAAGAGATGGAGATTGGACATGCAGTAAatgtacaaataaaaatttcgcatGGAGAAATGAATGCAATCG ttgTTCAGCACCAAAAGAAGAAGGTGCTGGCGGCGGTGGTGGTGATAATTCACGAGGTAATGATAGACGCGGAGGAggaggtggtggtggtggtggtggcggAAGAAATGATTATGGACGAAGCGATTACGGAAATCGAGGTGGTAATCGTGGTGGTTATGGAGGTGGTGGCGGTGGTGGAGGTGGTGGACGAAGAGATGGAGGACCAACACGTGGAGG GGATCGAGGCAACGACAGAAGCCGTCCATATTAA
- the LOC119068764 gene encoding RNA-binding protein cabeza isoform X4: protein MADQYSNYGGGGGGMMPNNFGGQQNFSVPPPSFGGNQQFKNDNQGNWQPPSAGGYGSGGGGGGGGGDSYQSGGYQNDKRDGGGYQRGGGGGGGNDFNDRRGNGSGGYGSGGVNKGGYNNKGSGGGGDNEMITQEDTIFIAGMNPSATEEDIANHFGAIGIIKKDKKTMKPKIWLYRNKETGDSKGEATVTYDDANAAKSAIEWFDGREFNGETVRVSLAQRQNNWKQGGGGGGGGGGFGRGGGGGFGGNRGGGDRGGGRFDRGGNDDGGRSRGSQGGGGRGGGGNIPQRDGDWTCSKCTNKNFAWRNECNRCSAPKEEGAGGGGGDNSRGNDRRGGGGGGGGGGGRNDYGRSDYGNRGGNRGGYGGGGGGGGGGRRDGGPTRGGDRGNDRSRPY from the exons ATGGCCGATC AGTATTCGAATTATGGCGGTGGCGGTGGCGGTATGATGCCCAACAATTTTGGGGGACAACAAAATTTCTCTGTTCCACCACCAAGTTTCGGAGGTAATCAACAGTTCAAAAATGATAATCAAGGAAATTGGCAACCTCCGTCGGCCGGCG GCTATGGAAGTGGCGGAGGTGGAGGTGGTGGCGGCGGTGATAGCTATCAATCTGGTGGTTATCAAAACGACAAACGAGATGGAGGAGGCTATCAGCGAG GTGGAGGTGGTGGCGGTGGAAATGATTTTAATGACCGTCGTGGCAATGGAAGTGGTGGATACGG CAGTGGCGGCGTCAACAAGGGTGGTTATAACAATAAAG GAAGTGGCGGCGGCGGCGATAACGAAATGATTACCCAGGAAgatacaattttcattgctgGTATGAATCCAAGTGCAACCGAAGAAGACATTGCCAATCATTTCGGTGCCATCGGAATAATAAAG AAAGACAAAAAGACAATGAAACCAAAGATTTGGTTGTACAGGAATAAAGAAACTGGCGACTCCAAGGGCGAAG CTACCGTAACGTACGATGACGCTAATGCGGCTAAATCAGCAATTGAATGGTTTGATGGTCGTGAATTCAACGGTGAGACAGTGAGAGTTTCCCTAGCGCAACGACAAAACAATTGGAAGCAAGGAGGAGGTGGTGGAGGCGGCGGCGGCGGATTTGGTCGCGGTGGTGGTGGAGGATTCGGCGGAAATAGAGGAG GCGGTGACAGAGGTGGCGGACGCTTCGATCGAGGCGGAAACGATGATGGTGGTCGATCGCGAGGAAGTCAAGGTGGTGGAGGCCGTGGAGGCGGCGGAAACATTCCTCAAAGAGATGGAGATTGGACATGCAGTAAatgtacaaataaaaatttcgcatGGAGAAATGAATGCAATCG ttgTTCAGCACCAAAAGAAGAAGGTGCTGGCGGCGGTGGTGGTGATAATTCACGAGGTAATGATAGACGCGGAGGAggaggtggtggtggtggtggtggcggAAGAAATGATTATGGACGAAGCGATTACGGAAATCGAGGTGGTAATCGTGGTGGTTATGGAGGTGGTGGCGGTGGTGGAGGTGGTGGACGAAGAGATGGAGGACCAACACGTGGAGG GGATCGAGGCAACGACAGAAGCCGTCCATATTAA
- the LOC119068764 gene encoding RNA-binding protein cabeza isoform X10 — MIIKEIGNLRRPAMEVAEVEVVAAVIAINLVVIKTTNEMEEAISEVEVVAVEMILMTVVAMEVVDTGSGGGGDNEMITQEDTIFIAGMNPSATEEDIANHFGAIGIIKKDKKTMKPKIWLYRNKETGDSKGEATVTYDDANAAKSAIEWFDGREFNGETVRVSLAQRQNNWKQGGGGGGGGGGFGRGGGGGFGGNRGGGDRGGGRFDRGGNDDGGRSRGSQGGGGRGGGGNIPQRDGDWTCSKCTNKNFAWRNECNRCSAPKEEGAGGGGGDNSRGNDRRGGGGGGGGGGGRNDYGRSDYGNRGGNRGGYGGGGGGGGGGRRDGGPTRGGDRGNDRSRPY; from the exons ATGATAATCAAGGAAATTGGCAACCTCCGTCGGCCG GCTATGGAAGTGGCGGAGGTGGAGGTGGTGGCGGCGGTGATAGCTATCAATCTGGTGGTTATCAAAACGACAAACGAGATGGAGGAGGCTATCAGCGAG GTGGAGGTGGTGGCGGTGGAAATGATTTTAATGACCGTCGTGGCAATGGAAGTGGTGGATACGG GAAGTGGCGGCGGCGGCGATAACGAAATGATTACCCAGGAAgatacaattttcattgctgGTATGAATCCAAGTGCAACCGAAGAAGACATTGCCAATCATTTCGGTGCCATCGGAATAATAAAG AAAGACAAAAAGACAATGAAACCAAAGATTTGGTTGTACAGGAATAAAGAAACTGGCGACTCCAAGGGCGAAG CTACCGTAACGTACGATGACGCTAATGCGGCTAAATCAGCAATTGAATGGTTTGATGGTCGTGAATTCAACGGTGAGACAGTGAGAGTTTCCCTAGCGCAACGACAAAACAATTGGAAGCAAGGAGGAGGTGGTGGAGGCGGCGGCGGCGGATTTGGTCGCGGTGGTGGTGGAGGATTCGGCGGAAATAGAGGAG GCGGTGACAGAGGTGGCGGACGCTTCGATCGAGGCGGAAACGATGATGGTGGTCGATCGCGAGGAAGTCAAGGTGGTGGAGGCCGTGGAGGCGGCGGAAACATTCCTCAAAGAGATGGAGATTGGACATGCAGTAAatgtacaaataaaaatttcgcatGGAGAAATGAATGCAATCG ttgTTCAGCACCAAAAGAAGAAGGTGCTGGCGGCGGTGGTGGTGATAATTCACGAGGTAATGATAGACGCGGAGGAggaggtggtggtggtggtggtggcggAAGAAATGATTATGGACGAAGCGATTACGGAAATCGAGGTGGTAATCGTGGTGGTTATGGAGGTGGTGGCGGTGGTGGAGGTGGTGGACGAAGAGATGGAGGACCAACACGTGGAGG GGATCGAGGCAACGACAGAAGCCGTCCATATTAA
- the LOC119068764 gene encoding RNA-binding protein cabeza isoform X5 has translation MADQYSNYGGGGGGMMPNNFGGQQNFSVPPPSFGGNQQFKNDNQGNWQPPSAGYGSGGGGGGGGGDSYQSGGYQNDKRDGGGYQRGGGGGGGNDFNDRRGNGSGGYGSGGVNKGGYNNKGSGGGGDNEMITQEDTIFIAGMNPSATEEDIANHFGAIGIIKKDKKTMKPKIWLYRNKETGDSKGEATVTYDDANAAKSAIEWFDGREFNGETVRVSLAQRQNNWKQGGGGGGGGGGFGRGGGGGFGGNRGGGDRGGGRFDRGGNDDGGRSRGSQGGGGRGGGGNIPQRDGDWTCSKCTNKNFAWRNECNRCSAPKEEGAGGGGGDNSRGNDRRGGGGGGGGGGGRNDYGRSDYGNRGGNRGGYGGGGGGGGGGRRDGGPTRGGDRGNDRSRPY, from the exons ATGGCCGATC AGTATTCGAATTATGGCGGTGGCGGTGGCGGTATGATGCCCAACAATTTTGGGGGACAACAAAATTTCTCTGTTCCACCACCAAGTTTCGGAGGTAATCAACAGTTCAAAAATGATAATCAAGGAAATTGGCAACCTCCGTCGGCCG GCTATGGAAGTGGCGGAGGTGGAGGTGGTGGCGGCGGTGATAGCTATCAATCTGGTGGTTATCAAAACGACAAACGAGATGGAGGAGGCTATCAGCGAG GTGGAGGTGGTGGCGGTGGAAATGATTTTAATGACCGTCGTGGCAATGGAAGTGGTGGATACGG CAGTGGCGGCGTCAACAAGGGTGGTTATAACAATAAAG GAAGTGGCGGCGGCGGCGATAACGAAATGATTACCCAGGAAgatacaattttcattgctgGTATGAATCCAAGTGCAACCGAAGAAGACATTGCCAATCATTTCGGTGCCATCGGAATAATAAAG AAAGACAAAAAGACAATGAAACCAAAGATTTGGTTGTACAGGAATAAAGAAACTGGCGACTCCAAGGGCGAAG CTACCGTAACGTACGATGACGCTAATGCGGCTAAATCAGCAATTGAATGGTTTGATGGTCGTGAATTCAACGGTGAGACAGTGAGAGTTTCCCTAGCGCAACGACAAAACAATTGGAAGCAAGGAGGAGGTGGTGGAGGCGGCGGCGGCGGATTTGGTCGCGGTGGTGGTGGAGGATTCGGCGGAAATAGAGGAG GCGGTGACAGAGGTGGCGGACGCTTCGATCGAGGCGGAAACGATGATGGTGGTCGATCGCGAGGAAGTCAAGGTGGTGGAGGCCGTGGAGGCGGCGGAAACATTCCTCAAAGAGATGGAGATTGGACATGCAGTAAatgtacaaataaaaatttcgcatGGAGAAATGAATGCAATCG ttgTTCAGCACCAAAAGAAGAAGGTGCTGGCGGCGGTGGTGGTGATAATTCACGAGGTAATGATAGACGCGGAGGAggaggtggtggtggtggtggtggcggAAGAAATGATTATGGACGAAGCGATTACGGAAATCGAGGTGGTAATCGTGGTGGTTATGGAGGTGGTGGCGGTGGTGGAGGTGGTGGACGAAGAGATGGAGGACCAACACGTGGAGG GGATCGAGGCAACGACAGAAGCCGTCCATATTAA